In Dictyoglomus sp. NZ13-RE01, the DNA window CAATACCTTAATTGATGGTGGTATCAATGGCTAAATGTCCTTATTGCGGTACAGAAGTCGAAAAACCAATAAAAACATGGGTTATAGCACCTAGGGGTAGAAAAGGGGTAACAGTAGGACTATTCAAGTGTACTAGCTGTGGTAAGTACTTTAGGGCTAAACTCTAATACAATCTTTTTTTTCATAGCATGCTCTTTTAATAAGTAATAGATTTTATATACCACGTAATATCTACTATATTGGTGGTGGTGCATGGGTGTGTTGCGTGTTATAACCTTCAAAGTAGATGAAAATACCTTAGAGGAGTTAGATAGATTCTGTGCTAACAGCGGATTATCACGTAGTAGTGCTATCAGAATAGCAATAAAGAAGCTAATTAGTGAAGGTGTAGAAATAAAGCCAAAGCCAAAAAGGGTAAGGAAGGTGGAGCTTTATTGAAGGATAGGAAGCCATGCATCTATGGGCTTCATAGCTACTGCATAGTAGAGGAATACCTTAAGAAAAACAATAAAGATACATCAAATTGGGGTAGTGAAGATTGGATTAAGCTAAATTGCAGTATGTGCATTAAGGCTACTTATGCTAAGGCTAAGATGCGTCTTGTTAAAGGCTATTCTGTGGTGAATACGTTATGAATGATAAGAAGATTAGAGTTAGCGAGGAAATCTATGAGCAATTAGCTAAGCTTGCAGAAAAAGGTGGTAGAAGCATTAGAGAGCTTGCAGAAGAGGCTATTAAAGCGTACCTCTTAGGTACTGAGAATGTAGATAAACCTGTTAAGGCGGTTTCGGGTAAGATTATCCCTATACAATATGAGACAAAATGTAAGTTCTGCGGTAAGACTATCAACAAGGGAGAGCTAGCTTATTGGGTTAAGTATACCTTTGATGATAATAGTAGCAGGTCTTACGTTATCTGCTTGGATTGCTATTACAAGGATACTGCACTTGCTGAATGGTACTTAAAGAAAAAGAAGCTAGAAGGCATAGTTAGGGGTCTAAAGAATAAAGCAGACCAATTAGCAGAAGAGGTAGAGAAGTTGCAGGTAGAGTATGACGTATTGAAGGTTAAGCAGGAAGTCTTAGATTTATGGAGAAACTTTGAATCACTATTCCTATCTACAGAGCAAAGCCTAACCACAGAGAAGATGGAGGAGTTTATGGATAGGCTTAATGAATTGCTTGATAGGGTAGGAAGCCTAGAGGCTACACTAAATGCTATACCTGAATTCAAGAAGTATATGGTTAGAAGGTCTGTACAAACATCAAAGTATGAATCAAAAAGAGCATGGATGTAAGGTAAAACAAAAAATCAAATAATTTTTTTTGGTTTGATTAGGCTATTCCTTGTATTAGTTTCTGCTTAGTTGTTTCTGCTTGTTGCAGATATTCACTTATTAGGCTCATGCTAAACCTCATATAGAATATCACGGCTGTAGTTATGTCATCCCAGCCTACTCCAAATCCTGTGTTAGCTGAGGACTGTAGCACTAACTCCATAGGTATCCTAAACTCTGCTAATATGCTGATATGAGCACTTCTTAGCCTGTGAGGTGTTATTTCCCAAGGTAGCCCTAGAACGTCTCTCAGATTCTTGCACATTTTGCTGTACCATTTCCTAAATGCGGATACATTCCATTTACCATCATTATTCACAGGCTTTACACTATGATATAGCAGAATAGACTTAACTACAGACCTATAGCCCTTATGTCTAGCCCATTCATAGATTTTCTTCCATTCTTCATGTAGCTGTTTATCTAACCAAGGTAACCTTAGCTCCCACCACTTCTTAGTTTTCTCTTCCCATATCCTAAAGCCTAGAAGCTCTCCATTTGCTCCCCATATAGCGTTATCCCACTTTATTCCTATGAGGCTAGTATTTACTAAGTCATGGTCTAGGTCTAGCTTCCAAACATCGCTAGGCTTAATGTTCACTTGTATACCATCTGCTATCATTCTTTCAATTTGTTCTACTATGCTACTCCATCCTTCTCTAGTACCAGCTTCAATGTGCAGACCTGCAATTAGCCAGAAAGCCCTTAGCTCATTATCGTTAGACTCCTTAGCTAGCTTCTTTAGCTTAATGTAATGCTCATAAAATAGAGTAGCTTC includes these proteins:
- a CDS encoding chorismate-binding protein, whose protein sequence is MAKCPYCGTEVEKPIKTWVIAPRGRKGVTVGLFKCTSCGKYFRAKL
- a CDS encoding CopG family transcriptional regulator, with amino-acid sequence MRVITFKVDENTLEELDRFCANSGLSRSSAIRIAIKKLISEGVEIKPKPKRVRKVELY